A region from the Candidatus Methylacidiphilales bacterium genome encodes:
- a CDS encoding response regulator, whose product MGEAEDSGFVSKEELAHLLRELKQLHDERLEIKKVETLFKLVTDNIADLIAVVSPTGLRLWNNSAYQKTLGYDPEAMEGSYSLAEVHPDDMAMVQSVFEESIRTGMGRKIEYRIRHAKGDWVLLESVARVVANEKGDVECLVLVSRDITMRKKMEEELIKAKKIEAVSNLATGVGHEFDSILKNVVEHIRKARKNSAQKGRDFAADLEQAETAAMQAQQVVNRLMGLGGETDEVEKKELMVGPLLRGISEAVLANTLARCDLFIAPGIPSILVEQQGFIQALKNILTNSVESITSRSVIRITADVATFSLNSVNRPPQLAPGAYVNIEIRDQGKGIEQEHLARAFEPYFTTKEKAQGMGLTTALSIISRHKGTILIDSKPRVGTVVKIYIPVHGPVQARETVAAPQAAGREKRILLMDDEELVRNFIGTMLKQLGYQVMTAKDGGEAIRIYEEAIAMGQKFNAVILDLMVPNGMGGAEVIHSLRQIDPEVLAIASSGYTDQPAMMDPQPFGFTAVIAKPFNRDRLREVLSRVL is encoded by the coding sequence ATGGGTGAAGCCGAGGATTCGGGTTTTGTGTCCAAAGAAGAGCTTGCGCATCTTCTGCGCGAACTCAAGCAACTCCATGACGAGCGGCTTGAAATCAAAAAGGTCGAAACCCTCTTCAAGCTGGTCACCGACAATATTGCGGATCTGATCGCGGTGGTGAGCCCGACCGGACTGCGGCTCTGGAACAATTCCGCCTATCAAAAAACACTGGGCTACGATCCCGAAGCGATGGAGGGCAGTTATTCCCTGGCCGAGGTGCATCCGGACGACATGGCGATGGTGCAATCGGTTTTTGAGGAATCCATCCGCACAGGGATGGGACGGAAAATCGAGTACCGCATCCGCCATGCAAAGGGAGACTGGGTTCTGCTGGAATCGGTGGCGCGTGTGGTGGCGAATGAAAAAGGGGATGTCGAGTGCCTGGTTCTGGTATCGCGCGACATTACCATGCGGAAAAAAATGGAAGAGGAGTTGATCAAAGCCAAAAAGATCGAGGCTGTTTCAAACCTGGCAACGGGAGTCGGGCATGAATTCGACAGCATCCTGAAAAATGTGGTGGAGCACATTCGCAAGGCGCGCAAGAACTCAGCCCAGAAAGGGCGTGATTTTGCAGCGGACCTCGAGCAGGCGGAAACTGCGGCCATGCAAGCCCAGCAGGTGGTGAACCGCCTGATGGGGTTGGGAGGCGAAACGGATGAAGTGGAAAAGAAGGAATTGATGGTGGGGCCGTTGCTTCGCGGTATTTCGGAGGCCGTGCTTGCCAACACGCTGGCCCGCTGCGATCTTTTCATTGCTCCCGGAATACCCAGTATTTTGGTCGAACAGCAGGGCTTTATCCAGGCGCTGAAAAATATCCTCACGAATTCGGTTGAATCCATCACCAGCCGCTCGGTCATTCGGATCACGGCCGATGTTGCCACCTTTTCGCTCAACTCGGTAAACCGCCCGCCACAACTGGCCCCGGGAGCATACGTCAACATCGAGATTCGAGACCAGGGCAAAGGGATTGAGCAGGAGCATCTCGCACGGGCGTTCGAACCTTATTTTACAACAAAGGAAAAAGCCCAGGGCATGGGCCTGACCACCGCTTTGTCGATCATCTCACGGCACAAAGGGACCATTTTGATCGACTCCAAACCCCGCGTCGGCACCGTGGTTAAAATATACATACCTGTGCACGGGCCTGTGCAGGCAAGGGAGACTGTTGCCGCGCCGCAAGCCGCCGGCAGGGAAAAGCGCATCCTGCTGATGGACGACGAAGAGCTTGTGCGCAATTTTATTGGCACGATGCTCAAGCAATTGGGGTATCAAGTGATGACGGCGAAGGACGGAGGAGAAGCCATCCGCATTTATGAAGAGGCAATCGCGATGGGGCAAAAATTCAATGCTGTGATTCTGGATCTGATGGTGCCTAACGGCATGGGAGGGGCGGAGGTCATTCACAGTCTGCGCCAGATTGATCCTGAAGTGCTCGCCATTGCATCCAGCGGTTATACCGACCAACCGGCCATGATGGACCCCCAGCCGTTCGGGTTTACCGCCGTCATAGCCAAGCCGTTTAACCGCGACCGTTTGCGCG
- a CDS encoding PIN domain-containing protein: MRTLLDINVVIALLDPDHAFHDRAHAWWAAHAKRGWASCPLTESGVVRIMSNRSYSRNAHFMPGDLISRLQKFAGQTNHEFWPDDLSIRDDAIFSAERIHSSRHLTDLYLLALAVKHGGKLATFDTGILVSAVRNAKAGNLSVI, translated from the coding sequence ATGCGAACTTTGCTGGATATCAATGTCGTCATTGCATTGCTTGACCCCGACCACGCTTTTCATGATCGGGCGCATGCCTGGTGGGCGGCCCATGCGAAGCGCGGTTGGGCGAGCTGCCCGCTTACTGAAAGCGGCGTTGTCCGCATCATGTCAAACCGGAGTTACAGCCGGAACGCGCATTTCATGCCGGGTGATTTGATTTCAAGGCTGCAAAAATTCGCCGGCCAGACCAACCATGAATTCTGGCCGGACGACCTTTCGATTCGCGACGATGCCATTTTTTCAGCGGAGCGGATTCACAGCTCGCGCCATCTGACCGATCTTTATCTGCTCGCGCTGGCGGTGAAGCACGGCGGAAAGTTGGCGACTTTTGACACTGGAATTTTGGTTTCCGCCGTCCGCAATGCGAAGGCGGGGAATTTGTCAGTGATTTGA
- the proS gene encoding proline--tRNA ligase — protein MANDTAIKPTRSEDFPEWYQQAVAAADLAENSDVRGCMIIKPWGYGLWEQIQRPLDRMFKETGHDNAYFPLFIPLSYLQKEADHVAGFAKECAVVTHHRLETDASGRLVPKGELTEPLIVRPTSETIIGASFARWVQSYRDLPLLLNQWANVVRWEMRPRLFLRTTEFLWQEGHTAHETADEAREETEKMLGVYETFAKEYLALPVLTGEKSESERFPGANRTLCIEAMVQDRKAVQAGTSHDLGQNFAKAANIQFLSRDNKQEFAHTTSWGVSTRLIGTLVMAHGDDNGIILPPRVAPSQIVILPVIPKEPQRADILSACEQLAAELRAQNWHGEPLRVKVDAREKTGGTKSWDWIKKGVPLRVEIGPRDLASGSVFVGRRDREARDKQSLPRNEFVAKAAALLQEIQQGLYDRALAFRNENTRRIDSKEEFYAYFTPKNPEKPEIHGGFALAHWCGSLEVEEQLKNDLKVTIRCLPFDEKEPGACIFTGKPSKQRAVFGKSY, from the coding sequence ATGGCCAATGACACCGCAATCAAACCCACGCGCTCTGAAGATTTTCCCGAATGGTACCAGCAGGCCGTCGCCGCCGCCGATCTGGCTGAAAATTCAGATGTCCGCGGCTGCATGATCATCAAACCCTGGGGCTACGGTCTCTGGGAACAAATCCAGCGCCCGCTCGACCGGATGTTCAAGGAAACCGGGCATGACAACGCCTATTTTCCTCTCTTTATCCCGCTCAGCTACCTGCAAAAAGAAGCCGACCACGTCGCCGGGTTCGCAAAAGAATGCGCCGTTGTCACCCACCACCGCCTGGAAACCGATGCTTCCGGTCGCCTGGTACCCAAGGGTGAGTTGACCGAACCGCTCATCGTCCGCCCCACCTCGGAAACCATCATCGGCGCCTCGTTCGCACGCTGGGTGCAGTCCTACCGCGATCTGCCTCTGCTGCTGAACCAATGGGCCAACGTGGTCCGCTGGGAAATGCGGCCCCGGCTCTTTTTGCGCACCACCGAATTCCTCTGGCAGGAAGGCCACACCGCGCACGAAACGGCGGATGAAGCCCGCGAAGAAACGGAAAAAATGCTGGGTGTCTATGAAACCTTCGCCAAGGAATACCTCGCGCTGCCCGTGTTGACCGGTGAAAAAAGCGAAAGTGAACGCTTCCCCGGCGCGAACCGGACGCTTTGCATCGAGGCCATGGTTCAGGACCGCAAGGCCGTCCAGGCCGGCACCTCGCATGACCTCGGCCAGAATTTCGCCAAGGCCGCCAACATCCAGTTTTTGTCGCGCGATAACAAGCAGGAATTCGCCCACACCACAAGCTGGGGCGTCAGTACGCGCCTGATCGGCACGCTCGTCATGGCCCACGGGGATGACAACGGCATCATTCTTCCTCCTCGCGTCGCGCCGTCCCAAATCGTCATCCTGCCTGTCATTCCAAAAGAACCTCAACGGGCCGATATCCTCTCGGCCTGCGAGCAGCTCGCGGCGGAACTCCGCGCCCAAAACTGGCATGGCGAACCCTTGCGCGTCAAAGTGGATGCCCGCGAAAAAACAGGCGGCACAAAAAGCTGGGACTGGATCAAAAAAGGAGTGCCCCTGCGCGTCGAGATCGGGCCTCGCGACCTGGCGTCGGGCAGCGTTTTTGTCGGACGCCGCGACCGCGAAGCCAGGGACAAGCAGTCGCTGCCGCGCAACGAATTCGTCGCCAAAGCCGCCGCACTATTGCAGGAAATCCAGCAGGGACTGTATGACCGTGCGCTGGCATTCCGCAATGAGAACACACGCAGGATCGACTCGAAAGAGGAGTTCTACGCCTACTTCACGCCGAAAAATCCCGAAAAACCGGAGATCCACGGCGGCTTTGCCCTCGCCCACTGGTGCGGGTCACTGGAAGTCGAGGAACAATTGAAAAACGACCTGAAAGTCACCATCCGCTGCCTGCCCTTTGACGAAAAAGAGCCCGGCGCCTGCATCTTCACAGGCAAGCCCAGCAAACAGCGCGCCGTCTTCGGCAAATCGTATTGA
- a CDS encoding aminotransferase class IV codes for MSEKPRVELSDSGFRYGLGVFETVVVRKGVALFYESHLRNLITGAKSIGLPIDGADNHGAVPEGDGIWRWFLTSSGLNTMFEEGIDHVPANYTLDLSRLRVSSEAWDSRLKTLSYLLHYQARHETRYDETILLNEREEIASASMANVFWLQEGTLFTPDHSCGCRAGVVRHWVMENWRGELEQGRWAVEELEAADEIFVTNSRIGIMPVILWRGRNLRIGPDTETLRKLYHAEVEKQLSAASDTRAFKDINEPGLLEDEEP; via the coding sequence ATGAGTGAAAAACCCAGAGTGGAGCTATCAGACTCGGGATTCCGCTATGGCCTGGGTGTTTTTGAAACCGTTGTGGTGCGCAAAGGCGTGGCGCTCTTTTATGAATCCCACCTTAGGAATCTCATCACAGGCGCGAAATCTATCGGGTTGCCGATTGATGGCGCCGATAATCACGGGGCGGTTCCGGAAGGGGATGGGATCTGGCGCTGGTTTTTGACCTCCTCCGGGTTGAACACGATGTTTGAGGAAGGGATCGACCATGTGCCGGCAAATTACACGCTGGATCTTTCGCGCCTGCGGGTTTCGTCCGAGGCCTGGGATTCGCGCTTGAAAACACTGAGTTATTTGCTCCACTACCAAGCCAGGCATGAGACACGTTATGATGAAACGATCCTGCTGAACGAACGGGAGGAAATTGCGTCGGCCTCGATGGCGAATGTGTTCTGGCTCCAGGAGGGAACGCTGTTCACGCCCGATCACAGTTGCGGCTGCCGGGCGGGGGTTGTCCGGCACTGGGTGATGGAAAACTGGAGGGGGGAATTGGAGCAGGGGCGCTGGGCGGTGGAGGAGTTGGAGGCCGCCGATGAAATCTTCGTCACCAACAGCCGGATTGGCATCATGCCGGTGATCCTGTGGCGGGGGCGCAATCTGAGGATAGGCCCGGATACCGAGACTCTGCGCAAGCTCTATCATGCGGAGGTTGAAAAACAATTGTCAGCAGCCTCCGACACGCGTGCATTTAAAGACATCAACGAGCCCGGACTTCTCGAAGACGAGGAGCCCTAG
- a CDS encoding anthranilate synthase component I family protein: MNFGECSAALLRADLTDTVYLFGRPDFRLSGSWDDWGRLDEALKERTKSGPDCLHPPGAAVGYFSYDGDFDFAFYPELEPVSQDPLFPEEVERSQAALDEDWAGEPGLEEYCRMIEAAQEHIRSGDIYQANLARRFCRAVPDFDARRFFQALWQATGAPLSAYLECQDRILCSASPELFISLQGGRIRTQPIKGTRPRDRDSLRDRQNAFELATSPKEIAELIMITDLERNDLGAICEYGSVTAPSLLHCEAFSHVFHLISTVEGQLRGDVSPVQAVRACFPGGSITGAPKKRAREIIAQLEPFRRGFYTGAIGYFGFDGSAQFNIAIRTAEYHRGKLSFFAGSGITADSDPVLEFEETEHKARALCQAFSIYQARRPIPARKTGALP; encoded by the coding sequence ATGAACTTCGGCGAATGCAGCGCGGCATTGTTGCGGGCGGACCTGACCGACACGGTTTATTTGTTCGGGCGCCCGGATTTTCGCCTGTCCGGTTCCTGGGACGACTGGGGTCGGCTGGATGAAGCCTTGAAAGAACGGACAAAATCCGGTCCGGACTGCCTGCATCCGCCGGGGGCGGCCGTGGGCTATTTTTCCTACGATGGCGATTTTGATTTTGCGTTTTATCCGGAGCTGGAACCGGTTTCGCAGGACCCGTTGTTCCCGGAAGAGGTCGAACGTTCCCAGGCGGCCCTGGACGAGGACTGGGCCGGGGAACCGGGTTTGGAAGAATACTGCCGGATGATCGAGGCGGCGCAGGAACACATTCGAAGCGGGGACATTTATCAGGCGAATCTCGCGCGCCGCTTTTGCCGTGCGGTGCCGGATTTTGACGCACGCCGTTTTTTCCAGGCCCTCTGGCAGGCGACGGGCGCGCCGCTTTCGGCTTATCTCGAATGTCAGGATAGGATTTTATGCTCGGCTTCGCCGGAACTGTTCATCAGCCTGCAAGGCGGGCGTATCCGCACGCAGCCGATCAAAGGCACGCGGCCCCGCGACCGGGACAGCCTGCGCGACCGGCAGAATGCGTTCGAGCTGGCCACTTCCCCGAAGGAAATCGCCGAGCTTATCATGATTACGGACCTTGAGAGGAACGATCTGGGCGCGATATGCGAGTATGGCAGCGTGACGGCGCCGAGCCTGCTGCATTGCGAGGCTTTTTCGCATGTGTTTCATTTGATTTCGACTGTTGAGGGGCAGTTGCGCGGGGATGTCTCGCCTGTGCAGGCTGTCAGGGCCTGTTTTCCCGGCGGCTCGATCACGGGCGCCCCAAAGAAACGGGCCCGTGAAATCATCGCGCAGCTCGAGCCGTTCCGGCGCGGGTTTTATACGGGGGCCATCGGGTACTTTGGGTTTGACGGCAGCGCCCAGTTTAACATCGCGATCCGTACGGCGGAATACCACCGCGGAAAGCTTTCCTTCTTTGCCGGGAGCGGCATTACCGCCGATTCGGACCCGGTCCTGGAATTTGAAGAGACGGAGCATAAGGCGCGGGCGTTATGCCAGGCTTTTTCGATTTATCAGGCCCGGCGGCCGATTCCCGCGCGAAAAACGGGCGCCTTGCCATGA
- a CDS encoding pitrilysin family protein produces the protein MVSYDREAVGRSDFAFCHMPQVDSVSVGLWFRTGARYETPGLHGGAHFLEHMLFKGTARRNALQISQEIESKGGDLNAFTAEEMTCYYARLDADHLELVLDVLFDMLWKSNFPKEELERERGVILEEIRMYEDQPSSLVMEQLNQALWSGHGLGRPITGSPGSVSAMKRGDLMNFWRSHYSPETLVVSVAGGVTRERIHSLTKRYVNVSRTGSKFSAPVFKAPSRSRVALVSVPRPVQQCSLSLGVLAYPKGDKRRYALKLLSVMLGENMSSRLFQMVREKHGLAYSINSATAHFHETGAFYVQAGVDTPKLVKAMKLVAVELERITRKKPDEVELRRAKDYIIGQMKLHLESTTSRMMWMGESLVGLNVMLQPADVIRAIEEVTPSEVQAVARDLFRPGRMALAVVGPEVNDTLLKEAAKPLQDL, from the coding sequence ATGGTTTCTTATGACCGCGAGGCGGTTGGGCGTTCGGATTTTGCATTTTGCCACATGCCGCAGGTGGACAGTGTTTCGGTCGGACTCTGGTTCCGGACCGGCGCGCGCTATGAAACCCCCGGCCTCCACGGCGGCGCGCATTTTCTGGAACACATGCTGTTCAAGGGTACCGCCCGCCGCAACGCCCTTCAGATTTCCCAGGAAATCGAGAGCAAGGGCGGCGACTTGAACGCCTTCACAGCAGAGGAAATGACCTGCTATTACGCCCGTCTGGATGCCGACCATCTGGAGCTGGTGCTGGATGTCCTTTTTGACATGCTTTGGAAATCCAATTTTCCCAAGGAGGAATTGGAACGCGAACGGGGGGTCATCCTCGAAGAAATCCGCATGTACGAAGACCAGCCTTCATCGCTTGTGATGGAGCAACTCAACCAGGCTCTTTGGTCTGGGCACGGATTGGGGCGGCCGATCACCGGGAGCCCGGGGTCGGTGTCGGCCATGAAGCGCGGAGACCTGATGAATTTTTGGCGCAGCCATTACAGTCCGGAGACCCTGGTGGTTTCGGTGGCAGGCGGGGTCACGCGCGAACGGATACACTCCCTGACCAAGCGCTATGTGAATGTCAGCCGCACCGGCTCGAAATTTTCCGCGCCTGTTTTCAAGGCCCCGTCCCGCAGCCGCGTGGCATTGGTTTCCGTGCCCCGTCCCGTTCAACAATGCAGCCTTTCTCTCGGCGTGCTTGCCTATCCCAAAGGCGACAAACGCCGCTACGCCCTCAAGCTCCTGAGCGTCATGCTGGGCGAAAACATGAGCTCGCGGCTTTTTCAGATGGTGCGCGAAAAGCACGGGTTGGCGTACTCGATCAATTCTGCTACGGCGCATTTTCATGAAACCGGCGCGTTTTATGTGCAGGCGGGAGTCGATACACCCAAGCTTGTCAAGGCCATGAAATTGGTGGCCGTGGAACTGGAGCGCATCACCCGGAAAAAGCCGGACGAGGTCGAGTTGCGCCGGGCGAAGGATTACATCATCGGCCAGATGAAACTGCATTTGGAGAGCACGACTAGCCGCATGATGTGGATGGGGGAATCGCTGGTTGGGCTCAACGTTATGCTGCAGCCCGCCGACGTGATCCGCGCCATTGAAGAAGTGACTCCCAGTGAGGTGCAGGCCGTGGCGCGCGATTTGTTCCGACCGGGCCGGATGGCGCTCGCCGTTGTGGGGCCGGAAGTCAATGACACGCTGCTGAAGGAAGCGGCAAAACCGCTCCAGGACCTATGA